From the genome of Prosthecobacter fusiformis:
TTTTGAAGAAGGAGATGTCATCCTGGTAGCAGGGAAGGTACAAAACCTCATTAAGGTGAAAAAGATCGAAGGCATCGACATTCGTGAGGACGTCCAACTGCGGCGCTCGGGTGTGGATACGACTGATGCCAGCGTGGCTGAGGTGGTGCTGACTCCTCGCTCCAGCATCGTCGGCCAGACTCTACGCGGCAGTAATTTCCGCCGTCGTACGGGCCTCTCAGTTCTTGCTTTGCTGCGTGGTGACCGGACGCTGAATGACCACATGGCGGATGTTGTCCTACATGCTGGTGACCTTTTGTTACTACAGGGGCCGTATGACCGGTTTCAGAAGTTTGAGCAGGAAGCCGAAATGGTCGTTATCACGGAGCACAGCTATAGCAGCTCTGCACGGAAGCGTGGCATCGCCCTCCTCATTGCCTTTGCGGTTGCTGTCGCAGCCAGCAGCTTTGGCTTGCTTCCAGCATCAGTGGCTTTTTTGGTGACAGCTCTCGTCGCTCTGGCCACTCGCTGCATCAGCCTGGACACCGCTTATGAAAATATTGACTGGCGGCTGCTCATCCTCATCGGCGGTATGACCGCCTTTGGCACTGCCATGGCTAAGTCCGGGGCCGATGATTTGCTGGCGGGCATGATTACCGGGGCTCTGAATCCATATGGACCCGTCGTCATGATGGCGGGCTTTTGCATTCTCACCATCTTGTTGACCCAGCCCATGTCCAATGCGGCGGCTGCTCTGGTCGTTCTGCCCATCGCTCTTCAGTCAGCGGAAAATATGGGAGTAAATCCTCGCGCTTTTGGCATCGCTATCATGCTCAGCGCCAGCATCTCAGTGCTCACTCCATTTGAGCCCAGTTGTATTCTCGTCTATGGCCCAGGGAAATATCGTTTCAGCGATTTTGTTAAAGTAGGCAGCGGCTTGACGGTCGTCACGCTCGCCGTGATTTTGATATTTGTACCCATCTTCTGGCCTCTTTAAAGCCACTCGCCCTAGGCAGATACCACCTGGCGCACGCCATCGGCACTCGTCAGCGTTTTCAGGCTGCCATCCGGCAGCGCCAGGATCAGATGCCCTTCCTGGTTGATGTCCAGCGCCCGACCAAAGATTTCCTGGCTGTCCACCGTCGCGCGGATCTGTTTCCCCACCAGCCAGCTACGAAGACGCACCTGTGATACCGCATCCAGAAAGCCCACGGACAAGTGCTGAAACTGCGCATCAAGTTCCCTCAGCAGTCTCACGGCCAGGGAGGGCCGGTCCAGTTCACGTATTTGCACATTGGGGGGCAATGCCAGGATCAGAGAGGTGGCGGTATCTGCCAGCGCGGGTGGAAACTCGCGGCTGTTCACATTTAACCCGATGCCCAATACCAGCGCCATACCTTGCGGCGTTGTCACCACTTCCGCTAGCAGCCCGGCGACTTTGCGACCCTCAATGTAAATGTCGTTAGGCCACTTGATCTCAGGCTGCAAAGGCAGCTCTTCCTCAATGGCGCGGCAGATGGCCAGTGCAGCCAGGGTGGTCAGGCGCGGCCAAAGGGCGACAGGCTCCGTCGGGCGTAGCAGAATGGAAAACATCAGGTCCAGTCCACGCGGTGTCACCCAGCGGTTCTCACGGCGGCCGCGGCCCGCCGTTTGGGATTCGGCAAAGACCACTGCGCCATGACTTTCACCCTGCGTGGCCGCCGTCCGCAGTGCATCGCTGGTGGAGGGGATTTCCTCCTCTACACGCACCCGCCACGGCAGCTCATGGGCTGCACATTCAGATTGGATCCACGCTGCATCCATGCTCATGGCAGGCGGTCATTGGGATGCAGTTCATCGTGATCCCCCACGCACTCCAAATGAGTGGTGATATGGACAGGTGCCTGCACGCTTTTTTCCACTGCGGCTTCGATCTCAGTCGCCACCCGGTGGGCATCGCGCAGCAGCATGTCATCAGGAAAAAGAAAATGCACATCCACATAATGAATCTCCCCGGCATCCCGGTGCCGCAAGGCATGGAAGGTAATTCCACGCTTGGTGGTTTCCCGCGCCAGCGCCTCATCCAGGGCTAGTGCCAGTGTCGGGTCTGCCTCATCCATCAGCCCGGTGACACTGCGGCGCACCAGGCCATATCCAGAGACGAGGATGTTTGCCGCCATTAGCAAACCGCACAGTGGGTCCCACCAAAGCTGGCCGGTGAGGTGCATCAGCCCTAGCCCCACCAAAGCTCCCAGGCTGGTCCAGCCATCGGTGAGCACATGCTTGCCATTGGAGACGAGGATGAGGGAGGATTGCTGCTTTCCCGTGCGGAGCAGATACAGCCCCAGGCCACCATTGATGATGATGGTCAGTACTGTTAGCAGCACACCTTTGTCCAGATTGGCCACCTCCAGTCCACCTGCCCAGCGGCGGATGGATTCATAACTGATGAAGACCGCCGCCAGAATGATCAACCCGCCCTCGACCCCGGCGGAAATAAAGGCGATCTTGCTATGCCCATAAGGATGGTTTTCATCCGCCGGCTGCTCTGTCAGCCATAGGCTGTACGCGGCAAAAATGACCGCCACCACATGCACAATGGATTCAGCCGCATCCCCCAAGATAGCCGCCGATCCCGTCAGCAGATAGGCTCCCATCTTCAGGCCAAGCATGACAAACCCGATGATCAGAGACCAGCGCATGGCCTTGGAGGCCGGCGAGCGTGAGGGAAGGGGAATCATGACAGCAGCAGTGCACACACTTTCTCCGCATCCGCCAGGTTTTCTAGGCTCTGCCAGGGCTGATGAGCCGCCAGGGAAGTGGCTGGAAAATGACCTGTGCCCACGGCCAGGCAGCGTGCATTCATCGCATGAGCACAGGAGATATCCTTGGGCGTATCGCCAATGACGATGACCTCACCCGCCGTATAGCTGCGCCCTGTCACTGCATTCATGCGCTGCAATGCCACAGGCCCCAGCAAGTTACGATCCTCCGCATCATCACCAAAAGCCCCTTCGAGAAAATACCTCTGCAAGTGGAAGCGTTTCAGCTTGGCATCAGCACCGGCGCGCACATTGCCAGTCAGTAGCCCCACGTCCACGCCATCCCGCCCCTGAAGCATAGGCAGCAGCTTTTCTATACCTGGCAGCACACGGCCCACAAAGCTTTCATGGTTTAACCGTGCATCCAGTCTTTTCAGATACACATCCAGGTATTGGCGGACCAGGGCATCTGTCAGATCATGTCCCGTCTGCCCAAAGAGCTTGCGCACCACCCCGCCATCCGTGGCTCCAGCCAGATCCAGCGGCGGTAGCTTTTCACGTGATACGCCCAGCACCTCCTCCACAGCATCCAGCAGCGACGCACCACCAGCGCCTCCGGTATCCAGCAGGGTACCGTCAATATCAAAAAGAAGAAGTCTTGCCATTTGGGGGGAGGGATCAGTGTCAGCACCCATGTGCCGATAAACATATTGGCCGTGGTTTTGGATAAAACCACGGCCAATCTTGATGAACCTTAGTTCGGTCTATTAACTCTGTGCTGGAGGCTGCGGGGCAGCGTGATCGTCATGGTGATCATCGTGATGCTCCTCATGCTCATCATGCTTGTCCTCACGCGGGTCATGCTCACCCTGGTGCATGTCCTTCTCTTCAGTCACACCCTTCAGGTGGGTCTTGAATTTACGATGGCGCTGACGTTCAGGCAGCGGGCTCATCTGCATGTTGATGTTACGACCGGCCATCTTGGGCTCCTGGTCGGCATGTCCCATGGTCAGAAGGTCGTTTTTGATCTTGGCGGCCAGGGCATGGCCCAGTTCCTGGTGGGCCATTTGACGGCCACGGAACTGAAGCTGGATGCGGACCTTGTGCCCTTCAGCCAAAAAGTCTTCCGCGTGCACGATCTTTATCAGGTAATCATGCGGATCAATGCCGATGCGGAATTTAAGCTCCTTCAGCTTGCCACCCTTTTGATGTTTGTGAGCTTCCTTCTTATGCTTTTCCTGGATGTACTTATACTTGCCGTAATCCACGATTTTGCACACCGGAGGCTCAGCACTGGAGGCCACTTCCACGAGGTCAAGCCCGCGCTCCTTGGCCATGCGCAGCGCCTGCTGCGTTGGCAGCACACCATACTGCTGGTTGGTAATGCCATCGACCACTCGCACCTTCGGCGCGCGGATACGCTCATTCACCCGGGTCTGGTCAGCATAACGGCTGTTATTGCGCTGGGGCCTGCCGCCACCACCACCTGGGCGGTTAAAAGGAGGACCGCCGCTCGGACGTGGCTGGTAGCCGCCTGCAGGTGCTGGGCGGTTGACCGGTGCGCTGGGGGTGCCAGCAGGAGCCCCTGCCGCAGGTTGCGCAGGAGTAGGATTGGTATTGGGACGGGCGCCGAATTGGCCGGCGCTCAAATTATTGAATGGATTGCTAATGGCTGACCTCCAGGTGTGTTCGGATCAAAGGGCGCAGTTTGCCCTTTGAAAATGGTTTTGTCGCTCCACGGGTCATCTCAAACATAGCTGACCGTAGGGGCTGTCTGAAGCATGGACGAGTCTTCCTTCACCCGATCATGCGGGCTTGGTAAAGAAAGGCTCAAACAAATCATGCTAAAAAAATGGTGGAAAATGAACGGCGTAGTGTCGCTCAGGATTCGCAAATGAATCCATGTCTGGTTCCCACAACGCTACAAATAATCAATTTCTTAGCACTGAGCAAGATGTTTTACGAGAAAGTCTGGTTGGAGCGATGGCAGACTATTGCTGAAAACGGGTTCAATAGGAATGCTTGATCCGCCCAATCACGTGACCTTGTCTTTCCTGCTCGCTTGCAGTATGTGGAGTGAGGGCGTAAAGTGATCTATGAGCGTGCTGACCCAGCGCCTGGTAAAGGAAATCGAATCGGCATCTGAGCCTGTACAGGCTGAGGTTCTGGACTTTGTTTTGTTTGTTAAAGGTCGGCATGATGCGAGCCTGGGCGAAAGAATCCAGCGAACGGCAGGCGTGTGTGGCGGGGAGGCTTGCCTCGGGAATACCCGAATCGCTATCTGGATGCTGGAAACCGCGCGGAGATCCGGCGTGAGCGAGGCTGAGCTGCTTCTCGATTATCCGGGCCTTAATCGGGCCGACTTGAGCGCTGCCTGGGATTACGTGATGAGCCATTCGACCGAGATCGAAAACCTCATCCGCCAAAACGAAGAAGCCTGATGGCCCGGCTCTACTCCAACGAGAATTTTCCATTGCGGGTGGTGGTCTGCCTTCGCAGTCACGGACACGATGTTTTGACATCCCTGGAATCTGGCCGCGCCAACCAAAAAGTCCCCGATGACGAAGTCCTGCGTTATGCCATCGAGCAGCAAAGGACGCTCCTCACCTTGAACCGGCTGGATTTCTTCCGCCTGCATCGTTCTTCGGAAGGGCTGCACTCCGGTATCATTGCCTGCACAAGTGACGGCGATCCTGTCCGGCTTGCACAGCGCATCCATGACGCCATTGACGGCTTGGATGATCTTTCGGGCCAGTTGATTCGCATCACAAGGCCTCAAGGTTAGCTTTCAACCACCGGCCCCAAACTCACCAGCCCGAGTCCTGGTTTTCCCTCGTCCCGTGCTTTGGCCAGGTCCACGGTGAAGACGGCCTGCCAGTCGTTCAGTCCTTCCAGGTCCACGAGCACTTGGGAGACTTTCCAGGCTTTCCCATCCTCACTGGGGTCCACAAAAGTATAGCGGCCATTGCGGGCTTCGTTGTCCAGCAGCAGGCGGTCGTGCTCATCGTAATAGGGCTCCATCGTGGTGGCCAGTACATCGGCCGTCCAGGGGGCCGCCAGGGGACCGAGGGCGGTGCTGGCCATCTTATAATCCTCGATCACGAGGCCGCGGAAGAAGCGGAAGATTTCGGTGCGGATGAGGGCGGTGAATTCGCGCCTGTTGCGGGTGATGTCCGGGGCTTCTTCCGGCTTCTCCTCCTCGGGTTTCCATTCCGGATTGCGCAGCTTTTCCCATTCATCCATCAGGCTGGAGTCCGTGCCGCGCAGCACCCCGGCCAGCCAGGCTTCCATCTCCTGCACGGGTTCAGTTTTAAACGTATCCGGCACTGTCTGGGCCAGCACTTTGTAAACGCTGGAAAGATGCCGCAGCAGCACGCCTTCGGTGCGGTGGAGGTCGTAATCCTGGATGTAATCGGTGAAGCTGCGGAAGTTTTCAAACATCTCCCGCACGATGCTTTTGGGGCGGATGTTTTCCTGGCCTACCCATGGATGCAACGCGGCGAATTCGTTGAAGGTGCTGTAAATAAAATCGCGGCAGGGTTTCGGATACTCCAGCTCTTCCAGCCGGGCGATGCGTTCCTCATACGGCACCCCTTCTTCCTTCATCGTCGCCATGGTCTCATCCTTCACCTTGCTGAGCTGGCGGCGTAAAATGAGGTCCGGATTTTCCAAGATGGATTCACACAGCGTCAGCACATCCGCCGCATAGTTTGGCGATGCCGGATCAATGACGGAAAGCGTATCCATCAAATACAAAGACAGCGTGTGATTGAGGGAAAAGTCATCCTGCAACTCCACATTCAACTGCAGTTTTTGCCCGCTGCCTTTTCGTTCCCGTGGCGGGATGATGGAGATGATTTTGCGCTCGACCAGGGCGCGGAAAAGCTGCCAGGCGCGTTCCTTGTGCTGCTTCTTGGCCGCCACCGTTTCATGGGAATCCGCGATCAAATGTTGCATCGCCATGCAGCCATCACCTTCACGGCTCAGCACCTGCAGCATCATGCCGTGGGAGACCTGGAAGCGCGATACCAGCGGCTCTGGCGCGGCGGTTTGCAGCTTCTTAAACGTGTCCTCATTCCAGCCGACGAAACCTTCCGGCGCTTTCTTCTTCACCATCTTGCGCATCTTCTTCACATCCCCCGCCGCCTTGGCTTCCATCTTGGCGTTTTCAATGATGTGCTCCGGGGCCTGGGCCACCACAAAGCCGATGTCATCATACCCCCGGCGGCCTGCCCGGCCGGTGATCTGGTGAAAGTCCCGCGCCGAAAGCGTGGCCACCTTTTGCCCGCCATACTTGCTCAGCCGCGTCAGCAGTACTGTGCGGATCGGCACATTAACACCCACGCCCAAAGTATCCGTCCCGCAGATCACCTTCAGCAGCCCGCGTTGGGCCAGCTTTTCCACCAGCATGCGATACTTCGGCAGCAGTCCGGCATGGTGGATGCCCACTCCATGATAAAGATACTTCTTCACCTCCTT
Proteins encoded in this window:
- a CDS encoding SLC13 family permease, which translates into the protein MEPYYVIGLLIGAVILFATEKISVDLVTLGLLSLLVMMGILNVQEAFAGFGNEVIVMLGSIFIIGAALRDTGVLDSLGGLLARTTGGHPRRVAAGMMSSVGAISAFMNNTTVTAMFLGPVIGMARRLKISPSRLLMPLSFASILGGTCTLIGTSTNVAVSGAMKQRGLEEVGMFEISYIGLILFGVGLAYLITVGMRWVPERDRSEHDDEGGQIREYLSEVEILPDSPLIGQVAFNSDFSVLEFQVVKLHRGEVDLPIGPHTLFEEGDVILVAGKVQNLIKVKKIEGIDIREDVQLRRSGVDTTDASVAEVVLTPRSSIVGQTLRGSNFRRRTGLSVLALLRGDRTLNDHMADVVLHAGDLLLLQGPYDRFQKFEQEAEMVVITEHSYSSSARKRGIALLIAFAVAVAASSFGLLPASVAFLVTALVALATRCISLDTAYENIDWRLLILIGGMTAFGTAMAKSGADDLLAGMITGALNPYGPVVMMAGFCILTILLTQPMSNAAAALVVLPIALQSAENMGVNPRAFGIAIMLSASISVLTPFEPSCILVYGPGKYRFSDFVKVGSGLTVVTLAVILIFVPIFWPL
- a CDS encoding biotin--[acetyl-CoA-carboxylase] ligase, with product MSMDAAWIQSECAAHELPWRVRVEEEIPSTSDALRTAATQGESHGAVVFAESQTAGRGRRENRWVTPRGLDLMFSILLRPTEPVALWPRLTTLAALAICRAIEEELPLQPEIKWPNDIYIEGRKVAGLLAEVVTTPQGMALVLGIGLNVNSREFPPALADTATSLILALPPNVQIRELDRPSLAVRLLRELDAQFQHLSVGFLDAVSQVRLRSWLVGKQIRATVDSQEIFGRALDINQEGHLILALPDGSLKTLTSADGVRQVVSA
- a CDS encoding cation diffusion facilitator family transporter, with translation MRWSLIIGFVMLGLKMGAYLLTGSAAILGDAAESIVHVVAVIFAAYSLWLTEQPADENHPYGHSKIAFISAGVEGGLIILAAVFISYESIRRWAGGLEVANLDKGVLLTVLTIIINGGLGLYLLRTGKQQSSLILVSNGKHVLTDGWTSLGALVGLGLMHLTGQLWWDPLCGLLMAANILVSGYGLVRRSVTGLMDEADPTLALALDEALARETTKRGITFHALRHRDAGEIHYVDVHFLFPDDMLLRDAHRVATEIEAAVEKSVQAPVHITTHLECVGDHDELHPNDRLP
- a CDS encoding HAD family hydrolase gives rise to the protein MARLLLFDIDGTLLDTGGAGGASLLDAVEEVLGVSREKLPPLDLAGATDGGVVRKLFGQTGHDLTDALVRQYLDVYLKRLDARLNHESFVGRVLPGIEKLLPMLQGRDGVDVGLLTGNVRAGADAKLKRFHLQRYFLEGAFGDDAEDRNLLGPVALQRMNAVTGRSYTAGEVIVIGDTPKDISCAHAMNARCLAVGTGHFPATSLAAHQPWQSLENLADAEKVCALLLS
- the infC gene encoding translation initiation factor IF-3; translation: MSAGQFGARPNTNPTPAQPAAGAPAGTPSAPVNRPAPAGGYQPRPSGGPPFNRPGGGGGRPQRNNSRYADQTRVNERIRAPKVRVVDGITNQQYGVLPTQQALRMAKERGLDLVEVASSAEPPVCKIVDYGKYKYIQEKHKKEAHKHQKGGKLKELKFRIGIDPHDYLIKIVHAEDFLAEGHKVRIQLQFRGRQMAHQELGHALAAKIKNDLLTMGHADQEPKMAGRNINMQMSPLPERQRHRKFKTHLKGVTEEKDMHQGEHDPREDKHDEHEEHHDDHHDDHAAPQPPAQS
- a CDS encoding DUF433 domain-containing protein, which produces MSVLTQRLVKEIESASEPVQAEVLDFVLFVKGRHDASLGERIQRTAGVCGGEACLGNTRIAIWMLETARRSGVSEAELLLDYPGLNRADLSAAWDYVMSHSTEIENLIRQNEEA
- a CDS encoding DUF5615 family PIN-like protein produces the protein MARLYSNENFPLRVVVCLRSHGHDVLTSLESGRANQKVPDDEVLRYAIEQQRTLLTLNRLDFFRLHRSSEGLHSGIIACTSDGDPVRLAQRIHDAIDGLDDLSGQLIRITRPQG
- a CDS encoding DEAD/DEAH box helicase: MSDHPLLRRLPESPDCSNDELLGRFLDYVAEKNLELYPAQEEAVLELFEDKNVILNTPTGSGKSLVATALHFRSLARKRRSVYTCPIKALVNEKFLALCRDFGPENVGMATGDATVNRDAPILCCTAEILANYALRDGEKAPFHEVIMDEFHYYSDHERGVAWQVPLLTMRKSRFLLISATMGATDFFQRELTKLTQAESVIISSQTRPVPLEFSYATTSVDVTLQELVEAKKTPVYLVHFTQNDAAQAAQDLMSLNFCSAAEKTAIKECLEGAKFTSPYGKEVKKYLYHGVGIHHAGLLPKYRMLVEKLAQRGLLKVICGTDTLGVGVNVPIRTVLLTRLSKYGGQKVATLSARDFHQITGRAGRRGYDDIGFVVAQAPEHIIENAKMEAKAAGDVKKMRKMVKKKAPEGFVGWNEDTFKKLQTAAPEPLVSRFQVSHGMMLQVLSREGDGCMAMQHLIADSHETVAAKKQHKERAWQLFRALVERKIISIIPPRERKGSGQKLQLNVELQDDFSLNHTLSLYLMDTLSVIDPASPNYAADVLTLCESILENPDLILRRQLSKVKDETMATMKEEGVPYEERIARLEELEYPKPCRDFIYSTFNEFAALHPWVGQENIRPKSIVREMFENFRSFTDYIQDYDLHRTEGVLLRHLSSVYKVLAQTVPDTFKTEPVQEMEAWLAGVLRGTDSSLMDEWEKLRNPEWKPEEEKPEEAPDITRNRREFTALIRTEIFRFFRGLVIEDYKMASTALGPLAAPWTADVLATTMEPYYDEHDRLLLDNEARNGRYTFVDPSEDGKAWKVSQVLVDLEGLNDWQAVFTVDLAKARDEGKPGLGLVSLGPVVES